GGAGGTCGAGTCCGACGAGGAGGGCGGCGGGGCGAGCGACAAGGAGGACGAGGACTCGGCGGCGccgaccacgacgacgacgacgactcccACCAACGCCGCGGCGTCGAACCTGCCCCCCAGGGCCCCGAGCCCGCCGCCGCAGCCGCCCAAGGAGGCGCCGCCGCAGCTGCCGCCGTTGCCTCCGAACCCGGAGCAGGTGGTCGTGCGCAAGGACTACAACCCGAAGGGCGGCAAGCCGGCCAAGCCGTCGTCGGAGCAGTTCCTCATCTCGCCCATCACGGGCGAGAAGATTCCCGCCGACAAGATGCAGGAGCACATGCGCATCGGGCTCCTGGACCCGCGCTGGGTGGAGCAGCGGGACCGGGCCATCCAGGACAAGATGCAGCAGGACGAAGTGTTTGCGCCCGGATCGGCCATCGAGAGCAGCCTGAAGCAGTTCGCCGAGCGCCGTACGGACATCTTCGGTTTCGGCGACGAGGAGACGGCCATCGGCAAGAAGATCGGCGAGGAGGACAGGCGGCCCCAGGAGAAGGTACGAAGCTTTTGTTGTTTTATCCGCGGCTCCTGGTTTGCAGGACCGTTGCTCAGGGCATGTAATGCACAAATCTATTTATAAAACTGGAGCAGGCAAGAACCTTCCTAAACTTAACAGCTAGTCACTTAAACCTTCTGCATGACACCAGTCCTTTCAATGAAGAGCCCTTGAAGTTGTAACGTTTGCTGTTTACGAAATCTGCATTGCCTGGTGGTCTAACTGATGAGTAGTTTCAAATGGCTGTAGAGCAGAACGCCATTACTGAGCGCTGACCCACACATATTGAACATTGTCTACAAAATTGGTTGCTGCAGTCCTCGTCTATTGGTCCTGCCACATTTCTGCCTCCTCTACTGCCACTCAGTTGTCTTACTAGATTTTTCACAATCTGTTCAGTGTTTGCAGCATTCAGCCTTTTGGTTGGCAGTGACGTTCTTGTCGTATTTAACGTACAGTCATTGCAGCTCTTTGCCTGGACACAGCTGATCCTTAAAGTTGTACCTTGTTTCTTTCAAACACATTGTTTTGGTGCCCTTGACCTGCTCGCGCTTGTGAGACTAATCTTCTTTGAATCGCTCTCCCGCAGGTGACTTGGGATGGCCACACAGCCAGCATGGAGGCGGCCACACGTGCCGCCCGTGCAAACATAACCATCGAAGAGCAGATTCAGCAGATCCACAAGATAAAAGGTCTCCTACCCGATGAGGAGAAAGAACGGATTGGCCCAGCCAAGCCGCAGCATGGCTCCCAGCAGCATGGCTCCCAGCAGCATGGCTCCCACCATCAACATCAAATGCAGCCACCACTTCCGCCGTCCAACCTCCCACCCTTGCCTCCGCCGCCCGTTTCGGCTGCCCCACCGGTGAGCGCGCCGAAGCAGCCGCCACCAAAGCCGCCACCGCCACCACAGGCGCCACCGCCGAAGTCAACGGCATCGTCAACGCTTCTTCCACCGGCAGCACTGCGGACTCAGATGGCACCTGTCATCGCACACCCGCCCGTACCAACACCGCCACGTCCGATGATGGCTGCACCGCAGAGCATTCTGATGTCTGCACACCTGCGGCCACCGCCAGGCATGCTAGGCATGCCACCGGGAAGTCATCCACCGATGGCATTCGCGCCAATGCCcccgccaatggcgccactgccACCGGAGATGCCTCCGAGCCTGCCGCCGGATGATGAACCACCGAGCAAGAAGAGCAAGACGGAGGAGAACCTGATTCCCGAGGCGGAATTCCTGGCGAAGAACAAGGGCCCCGTCACAGTGCGGGTTCAGGTGCCGGGGGCACAGGAGAAGGTGGAATGGAAGCTGAATGGCCAGGTTCTGACCCTAACTCTGCCACTGACGGACACTGTGTCGGTGCTGAAAGCGAAGCTGCACGAGGAGCTGGGCATGCCACCTGGAAAGCAGAAGCTCCAGTACGAGGGGATGTTCGTCAAGGACTCGAACACGTTAGCCTACTACAACCTTGGCCCGAATGCGACCATTATGCTTCAAGTCAAGGAGCGTGGTGGCAGAAAGAAGTAGCAGGGGCAGCGAGATTACACGTTCCATGTTTTGCCTTTGCTGTTCAAGGCGTGAAGGATTCCAACGTGCTGGCTTA
The sequence above is drawn from the Dermacentor andersoni chromosome 7, qqDerAnde1_hic_scaffold, whole genome shotgun sequence genome and encodes:
- the Sf3a1 gene encoding splicing factor 3A subunit 1, which gives rise to MPPTVEDAAVLPPVEEPAPKEDASSSTASETAAADSAMPPKEQAAPAPEQPQPPPPPPPAPPKPTIGIIYPPPELRNIVDKTAAFVARNGPEFEARIRQNEINNSKFNFLNTGDPYNAYYQHKVKEAKEGKIQPELAIVPTPTKPGSQQQQQQSGGAPGKQEISKIVEQPIVPKEPPPDFEFVADPPSISAIDLDIVKLTAQFVARNGRQFLTNLMNREQRNYQFDFLRPQHSLFNYFMKLLEQYTKILVPGKDLMPRLKRESEDPKVILDQVRYRVEWTKLQEAQKRREEEEAERERVQYAQIDWHDFVVVETVDYQPNEQGLFPPPTTPDEVGSRVLAQQRMEEEGEEVEMEVESDEEGGGASDKEDEDSAAPTTTTTTTPTNAAASNLPPRAPSPPPQPPKEAPPQLPPLPPNPEQVVVRKDYNPKGGKPAKPSSEQFLISPITGEKIPADKMQEHMRIGLLDPRWVEQRDRAIQDKMQQDEVFAPGSAIESSLKQFAERRTDIFGFGDEETAIGKKIGEEDRRPQEKVTWDGHTASMEAATRAARANITIEEQIQQIHKIKGLLPDEEKERIGPAKPQHGSQQHGSQQHGSHHQHQMQPPLPPSNLPPLPPPPVSAAPPVSAPKQPPPKPPPPPQAPPPKSTASSTLLPPAALRTQMAPVIAHPPVPTPPRPMMAAPQSILMSAHLRPPPGMLGMPPGSHPPMAFAPMPPPMAPLPPEMPPSLPPDDEPPSKKSKTEENLIPEAEFLAKNKGPVTVRVQVPGAQEKVEWKLNGQVLTLTLPLTDTVSVLKAKLHEELGMPPGKQKLQYEGMFVKDSNTLAYYNLGPNATIMLQVKERGGRKK